In a single window of the Thermus amyloliquefaciens genome:
- the glpX gene encoding class II fructose-bisphosphatase — MEIERRLVLEVVRVTEQAALAASRYAGKGDKEAVDEAGTEAMRRVLNELPIRGTVVIGEGEMDEAPMLYIGEVLGQGGAEVDIAVDPVEGTTTAAKGLPNAVTVIALSERGGLFHAPDMYMEKLIVPPPAAGLVDLTWPVSANLKALALALQRAVEDLVIVVLDRPRHERLIREIREAGARVKLISDGDVIAALAAAIRGTGVHAVMGIGGAPEGVLAAAALKCLGGEIQARFTPQNEEERARLRAMGGDENRIYRTEDLAPGKEIVFAATGITDGDILQGVRFFGGGARTHSIVLGHATRTVRFIDSIHLFETGARVTIRV, encoded by the coding sequence ATGGAAATCGAGCGCCGGTTGGTCCTCGAGGTGGTGCGGGTCACGGAGCAGGCGGCCTTGGCCGCCAGCCGCTATGCGGGCAAGGGGGACAAGGAGGCCGTGGACGAGGCGGGCACCGAGGCCATGCGCCGGGTGCTGAACGAGCTTCCCATACGGGGCACGGTGGTGATCGGCGAAGGGGAGATGGACGAGGCCCCCATGCTCTACATCGGGGAGGTCCTGGGCCAAGGGGGTGCGGAGGTGGACATCGCCGTGGACCCGGTGGAGGGCACCACCACCGCCGCCAAGGGCCTCCCCAACGCGGTCACCGTGATCGCCTTGAGCGAGAGGGGGGGCCTTTTCCACGCCCCCGACATGTACATGGAAAAGCTCATCGTCCCCCCGCCCGCCGCCGGGCTCGTGGACCTCACCTGGCCCGTTTCTGCCAACCTGAAGGCCCTGGCCCTGGCCCTGCAACGCGCCGTGGAGGACCTGGTGATCGTGGTTCTGGACCGCCCCCGCCACGAGCGGCTCATCCGGGAGATCCGGGAGGCGGGGGCCCGGGTGAAGCTCATCTCCGACGGGGACGTGATCGCCGCCCTGGCCGCCGCCATAAGGGGCACGGGGGTGCATGCGGTGATGGGCATCGGCGGGGCCCCGGAAGGCGTCCTGGCCGCCGCCGCCCTGAAGTGCCTGGGCGGGGAGATCCAGGCCCGCTTCACCCCGCAAAACGAGGAGGAGCGGGCCCGGCTTAGGGCCATGGGCGGGGACGAGAACCGCATCTACCGCACCGAGGACCTGGCCCCGGGCAAGGAGATCGTCTTCGCCGCCACCGGCATCACCGACGGGGACATCCTCCAGGGGGTGCGCTTCTTTGGGGGTGGGGCCCGGACCCATTCCATCGTCCTCGGCCACGCCACCCGCACCGTGCGGTTTATTGACTCCATCCACCTCTTTGAAACCGGAGCCCGGGTCACCATCCGCGTGTAG
- a CDS encoding deoxynucleoside kinase has translation MYIAIEGPIGAGKTTLARLLAHRLGAEPLLEVVEENPFLPLFYQDRQRYAFKTQVFFLLSRYRQLSRLRERPLFGGVVADYLFDQDAIFASLNLEGPEWDLYLDLYRELSLKLPPPDLTVYLRAPVPVLLERIRKRGRPFEEGMDPGYLEALSEAYERHFARYPHPLLVLEADQLDYSRPGPDQERVVALVKTRLLQGETQP, from the coding sequence GTGTACATCGCCATAGAAGGCCCCATCGGCGCAGGCAAGACCACCCTGGCCCGGCTTCTGGCCCATAGGCTTGGGGCCGAGCCCCTTTTGGAGGTGGTGGAGGAAAACCCATTCCTGCCCCTTTTCTACCAGGACCGGCAGCGCTACGCCTTCAAAACCCAGGTCTTCTTCCTCCTATCCCGTTACCGGCAGCTTTCCCGCCTTCGGGAAAGGCCCCTCTTCGGCGGGGTGGTGGCGGACTACCTTTTTGACCAGGACGCCATCTTCGCCAGCCTGAATCTGGAAGGCCCGGAATGGGACCTGTATCTGGACCTCTACCGGGAGCTTTCCCTAAAGCTCCCCCCGCCCGACCTCACCGTCTACCTGCGGGCCCCGGTGCCCGTGCTGTTGGAACGGATAAGGAAACGGGGCAGGCCCTTTGAGGAGGGGATGGACCCTGGCTATTTGGAAGCCCTGTCCGAGGCCTACGAGCGCCACTTCGCCCGCTACCCCCATCCCCTTTTGGTCCTGGAGGCGGACCAGCTGGACTATAGCCGGCCCGGCCCCGACCAGGAGCGGGTGGTGGCCCTGGTGAAAACCCGCCTCCTCCAAGGGGAAACCCAGCCTTAA
- a CDS encoding arginine--tRNA ligase, which produces MVRRALEEAIHHALKELGLDLRLKVARAPKDKPGDYGVPLFALAKELKKPPQAIALELKDRLDLPPFVEEAIPVGGYLNFRIRSEDLLKEALRPKKPFPKREGLVLVEHTSVNPNKELHVGHLRNLALGDSLARILDYAGREVLVLNYIDDTGRQAAETLFALRHYGLTWDGKEKYDHFAGRAYVRLHQDPDYENLQGEIEEVLHALERGELREEVNRILLAQMDTMKALGAHYDLLVWETDIVRAGLLGKALEILKRSPHVFRPTEGKYAGALVMNASPFIPGLEDPYFVLVRSGGAATYYAKDIAFQFWKMGLLEGLYFRPYENPYYPALKTSAPTGESYTPKARETINVIDVRQSHPQALVRAALALSGRPDLAEGAFHLAYETVLLEGKQMSGRKGLAVSVDEVLEEAERRALAVIEEKNPEHPAKEEAARMVALGAIRFAMVKTEPRKQIDFRYAEALSFEGDTGPYVQYAHARAHSILRKAGEWGEPDLSQATPYERELALALLDFEEAVLEAAEERTPHVLAQYLLDLAGSWNAYYNAKEDGRPATPVLTAPPGLKELRLGLVQSLQQTLKTGLSLLGIPAPEVM; this is translated from the coding sequence ATGGTGCGCCGCGCCCTGGAAGAGGCCATTCACCACGCCCTAAAGGAGCTGGGCCTGGACCTTCGCCTGAAGGTGGCCCGGGCCCCCAAGGACAAGCCTGGGGACTACGGGGTACCCCTCTTCGCCCTGGCGAAGGAGCTCAAAAAGCCACCCCAGGCCATCGCCCTCGAGCTTAAGGACCGCCTGGACCTGCCCCCTTTCGTGGAGGAGGCCATCCCCGTGGGGGGGTATTTGAACTTCCGCATCCGCTCGGAGGACCTCCTAAAGGAGGCCCTGAGGCCCAAGAAGCCCTTCCCCAAGCGGGAAGGCCTGGTCCTCGTGGAGCACACCTCGGTGAACCCCAACAAGGAGCTCCACGTGGGCCATCTGCGGAACCTGGCCTTGGGGGACAGCCTGGCCCGCATCCTGGACTACGCCGGGCGGGAGGTCCTGGTGCTGAACTACATCGACGACACGGGCCGCCAGGCGGCGGAAACCCTCTTTGCCCTCAGGCACTACGGCCTCACCTGGGACGGAAAGGAAAAGTACGACCACTTCGCCGGGAGGGCCTACGTGCGCCTGCACCAGGACCCGGACTACGAGAACCTCCAGGGGGAGATTGAGGAGGTGCTCCACGCCCTGGAGCGGGGGGAGCTGAGGGAGGAGGTAAACCGCATCCTCCTGGCCCAGATGGATACCATGAAGGCCCTGGGGGCCCACTACGACCTTTTGGTCTGGGAGACGGACATCGTGCGGGCTGGGCTTCTGGGCAAGGCCCTGGAGATCCTAAAGCGAAGCCCCCACGTCTTCCGCCCCACGGAGGGCAAGTACGCCGGGGCCTTGGTCATGAACGCAAGCCCCTTCATCCCGGGCCTCGAGGATCCCTACTTCGTCCTGGTGCGCTCCGGCGGGGCCGCCACCTACTACGCCAAGGACATCGCCTTCCAGTTCTGGAAGATGGGCCTCCTGGAGGGCCTGTACTTCCGGCCCTACGAGAACCCCTACTACCCCGCCCTCAAGACCAGCGCCCCCACAGGGGAGTCCTATACCCCGAAGGCCCGGGAAACCATCAACGTCATCGACGTCCGCCAAAGCCATCCCCAGGCCCTGGTGCGGGCGGCCCTGGCCCTAAGCGGAAGGCCGGACCTGGCCGAGGGCGCCTTCCACCTGGCCTACGAAACCGTGCTCCTGGAGGGCAAGCAAATGTCGGGAAGGAAGGGCCTGGCGGTGAGCGTGGACGAGGTCTTGGAGGAGGCCGAGCGCCGGGCTCTCGCCGTCATCGAGGAGAAGAACCCCGAGCACCCCGCCAAGGAGGAGGCGGCCAGGATGGTGGCCCTGGGGGCCATCCGCTTCGCCATGGTGAAGACCGAGCCCCGGAAGCAGATCGATTTCCGCTACGCCGAGGCCCTCTCCTTTGAAGGGGACACGGGGCCTTATGTGCAGTACGCCCACGCCCGGGCCCACAGCATCCTGCGCAAGGCGGGGGAGTGGGGCGAGCCCGACCTCTCCCAGGCCACCCCCTACGAGCGGGAGCTGGCCCTGGCCCTTTTGGACTTTGAGGAGGCGGTCTTGGAAGCGGCGGAGGAGAGGACGCCCCACGTGCTGGCCCAGTACCTCCTGGACCTGGCCGGCAGCTGGAACGCCTACTACAACGCCAAGGAGGATGGGCGGCCCGCCACCCCAGTCCTCACGGCACCCCCGGGCCTAAAGGAGCTCCGCCTCGGCCTGGTGCAAAGCCTGCAACAAACCCTGAAGACGGGGCTTTCCCTCCTGGGCATCCCCGCCCCTGAGGTAATGTAA
- a CDS encoding deoxynucleoside kinase gives MYLAIAGNIGSGKSSLTALLSEAFGLKPVYEAVSENPYLEDFYRDMGAYAFHSQVFFLARRVRQHLLEVNGSQAVVQDRTVYEDALVFAQNLYRQGHLKERDWRTYLELFHSVSPALRKPDLFIYLRASLPTLRERIRKRGRPFEQNLPDRYLLGLNALYEELIASWNLSPVLVVEADRIDFVEREEDRQALLAALRPWIGP, from the coding sequence ATGTACCTGGCCATCGCCGGCAACATCGGTAGCGGCAAAAGTTCCCTCACCGCCTTGCTCTCAGAGGCCTTCGGGCTGAAGCCGGTGTACGAGGCGGTGAGCGAGAACCCCTACCTGGAGGACTTCTATCGGGATATGGGGGCCTACGCCTTCCACTCCCAGGTCTTCTTCCTGGCGCGTAGGGTGCGCCAGCACCTGTTGGAGGTGAACGGGAGCCAGGCCGTGGTCCAGGACCGCACCGTCTACGAGGACGCCCTGGTCTTCGCCCAGAACCTCTACCGGCAGGGGCATCTTAAGGAACGGGACTGGCGGACCTACCTGGAGCTATTCCATAGCGTATCCCCAGCCCTCCGCAAGCCCGACCTTTTCATCTACCTCCGGGCGAGCCTTCCCACCCTCAGGGAGCGGATCCGGAAGCGGGGAAGGCCCTTTGAGCAAAACCTCCCCGACCGCTACCTGCTCGGCCTCAACGCCCTCTACGAGGAGCTCATCGCCTCCTGGAACCTCTCCCCCGTCCTCGTGGTGGAGGCGGACCGGATAGACTTCGTGGAGAGGGAGGAGGACCGCCAAGCCCTTCTTGCGGCCCTGCGTCCCTGGATCGGGCCATGA
- a CDS encoding adenosylcobalamin-dependent ribonucleoside-diphosphate reductase, translating into MPRHAYAEEEALRAALDFFGGDELRASVFLNRYALRDPEGRILEATPEEMWQRLAQGAARVERGAKREFLWLFSGFRFVPGGRILFGLGNWRRSTLFNCYYIPIREDSVRGITRFLDEAARTFAYGGGVGTNADVLRPKGAKVGNAGVESSGAVSFMELFSTLAGVMGASGGRRGALMLTFSDRHPDLLAFLQAKTDPERSRVRHANLSLRATDAFLEAALADEPWTLSFTTPRERITRTLRAKEAWDLLVEAAWASAEPGLLFWDRVRSWATAQYGGMEVEGVNVCGEVPMEPYGACNLGSLNLAAFVREPFTEKAWLDWRGLEEATRLAVRFLDAVVDLGKNRHPLRPQKEASLKSRRIGLGVMGLADAFAMLGLPYGSEESLRFAEAVMRRIKETAYWESAHLARQRGSFPAFDPRKHLESPFIQALPEALIRAIEKGLRNAALLSIAPTGSISILAGVTSGIEPIFALTYLRHAGGQVFLAEHPLLQRYRKERGGEIPDWPTAHAVDPFQRVRLQAALQRHVDQSISSTVNLPRETPKEVVERLFLTAWKEGCKGITVFREGSREEVIEPLPPVGVCTFCQTA; encoded by the coding sequence GTGCCCCGGCACGCCTACGCCGAGGAAGAAGCCCTGAGGGCCGCCCTGGATTTCTTCGGGGGGGATGAGCTCAGGGCCTCGGTCTTTCTGAACCGCTACGCCCTCCGCGACCCCGAGGGGAGGATCCTCGAGGCCACCCCGGAGGAGATGTGGCAGCGACTGGCCCAAGGGGCCGCCCGGGTGGAAAGGGGAGCCAAGCGGGAGTTTTTGTGGCTCTTCTCCGGCTTCCGCTTCGTCCCCGGGGGGAGGATCCTCTTTGGCCTAGGAAACTGGCGCCGGTCCACCCTCTTCAACTGCTACTACATCCCCATCCGGGAGGACTCCGTGAGGGGCATCACCCGCTTCCTGGACGAGGCCGCCCGCACCTTCGCCTACGGGGGTGGGGTGGGCACCAACGCCGACGTCCTAAGGCCCAAGGGGGCCAAGGTGGGGAACGCCGGGGTGGAAAGCTCGGGGGCGGTGAGCTTCATGGAGCTCTTCTCCACCCTGGCCGGGGTCATGGGGGCAAGCGGGGGCCGGCGGGGCGCCCTCATGCTCACCTTCTCCGACCGCCACCCCGACCTCCTGGCCTTTCTCCAGGCCAAAACCGACCCCGAGCGGAGCCGGGTGCGCCACGCCAACCTCTCCCTCAGGGCCACGGACGCCTTTTTGGAGGCCGCCCTGGCCGACGAGCCCTGGACGCTTTCCTTTACCACGCCCCGGGAGCGTATAACCCGCACCCTCCGGGCCAAGGAAGCCTGGGACCTGCTGGTGGAAGCCGCCTGGGCCAGCGCCGAACCCGGCCTCCTCTTCTGGGACCGGGTGAGAAGCTGGGCCACGGCCCAGTACGGGGGGATGGAGGTGGAGGGGGTCAACGTGTGCGGGGAAGTCCCCATGGAACCCTACGGGGCCTGCAACCTGGGAAGCCTCAACCTGGCGGCCTTCGTGCGGGAGCCCTTCACGGAAAAGGCGTGGCTGGACTGGAGAGGGTTGGAGGAGGCCACCCGTCTGGCGGTGCGCTTCTTGGACGCGGTGGTGGACCTGGGCAAAAACCGCCACCCCCTCCGCCCGCAAAAGGAGGCCTCCCTGAAAAGCCGCCGCATCGGCCTCGGGGTCATGGGCCTGGCGGACGCCTTCGCCATGCTCGGGCTTCCCTACGGCTCCGAGGAAAGCCTAAGGTTTGCCGAGGCGGTGATGCGCCGCATCAAGGAAACCGCCTACTGGGAAAGCGCCCACCTGGCGAGGCAAAGGGGTTCCTTCCCGGCCTTTGATCCCAGGAAGCACCTGGAAAGCCCCTTCATCCAAGCCCTTCCTGAGGCCCTCATCCGGGCCATAGAAAAGGGCCTGAGGAACGCCGCCCTCCTCTCCATCGCCCCCACGGGCTCCATCTCCATCCTGGCGGGGGTCACGAGCGGCATAGAGCCCATCTTCGCCCTCACCTACCTGCGCCACGCCGGGGGGCAGGTGTTCCTGGCGGAGCACCCCCTCCTCCAGCGTTACCGCAAGGAGCGGGGCGGGGAGATACCCGATTGGCCCACCGCCCACGCCGTGGACCCCTTCCAGCGGGTGCGGCTCCAAGCCGCCCTCCAGCGCCACGTGGACCAAAGCATCTCCTCCACGGTGAACCTGCCCCGGGAAACCCCCAAGGAGGTGGTGGAAAGGCTCTTCCTCACCGCCTGGAAGGAGGGGTGCAAGGGGATCACCGTCTTCCGGGAGGGAAGCCGGGAGGAGGTCATCGAACCCCTGCCCCCGGTGGGGGTTTGCACCTTCTGCCAGACGGCATGA
- the hisF gene encoding imidazole glycerol phosphate synthase subunit HisF: MSLAKRIIPCLDVHAGRVVKGVNFVNLKDAGDPVEAARAYDEAGADELVFLDISATHEERAILLEVVAQVAERVFIPLTVGGGVRSLEDARRLLLAGADKVSVNSAAVRRPELLAELADHFGAQAVVLAIDARWKGDFPEVYIAGGRIPTGLHAVEWAVRGAELGAGEILLTSMDRDGTKEGYDLRLTQQVAEAVKVPVIASGGAGRKEHFLQAFAAGAEAALAASVFHFGEIPIPELKAYLAEKGVHVRLD, translated from the coding sequence ATGAGCCTGGCCAAGCGCATCATCCCCTGCCTGGACGTCCACGCGGGCCGCGTGGTGAAGGGGGTGAACTTCGTAAACCTCAAGGACGCGGGGGACCCAGTGGAGGCGGCAAGGGCCTACGACGAGGCCGGCGCCGACGAGCTGGTCTTCCTGGACATCTCCGCCACCCACGAGGAGCGGGCCATCCTCCTGGAGGTGGTGGCCCAGGTGGCGGAAAGGGTCTTCATCCCCCTAACCGTGGGGGGCGGGGTACGCAGCCTGGAGGACGCCCGGCGGCTTCTTCTGGCCGGGGCCGACAAGGTGAGCGTGAACTCGGCGGCGGTGCGGCGCCCTGAGCTCCTGGCGGAGCTCGCGGACCACTTCGGCGCCCAGGCGGTGGTCTTGGCCATTGACGCCCGCTGGAAGGGGGATTTCCCCGAGGTCTACATCGCCGGGGGGCGGATCCCCACGGGGTTGCACGCGGTGGAATGGGCGGTGCGGGGGGCGGAGCTGGGCGCTGGGGAGATCCTCCTCACCAGCATGGACCGGGACGGCACCAAGGAGGGCTACGACCTCAGGCTCACCCAGCAGGTGGCCGAGGCGGTGAAGGTGCCCGTGATCGCCAGCGGGGGGGCGGGGCGGAAGGAGCATTTCCTGCAGGCCTTCGCCGCCGGGGCCGAGGCTGCCTTGGCCGCCAGTGTCTTCCACTTCGGGGAGATCCCCATCCCCGAGCTCAAAGCCTACCTGGCGGAAAAGGGCGTGCACGTGCGCTTAGACTAA
- a CDS encoding Mur ligase family protein, with translation MTLEELFAPYGLKAPPRRVLGLTLDSRRVEPGFVFVAVPGVPLPHRKPLDGHAFIPEALGRGAIAVVGERALSLPVPYLQVADARQALAELSRRFHGEPDRRLQLFGVTGSKGKSTTASLLHHLLQAGGKQAALLSTVALRLGEEAHPPFGHFTTPEAPEVYGFLREAAERGLVAAVLEVSSHALALKRVEGLSYRIGVFVSFYPDDHLDLHGTPEAYFGAKALLVERSELAVLSTALPHLERLKARPHLLFGPGGEVVGEGLREEAEGLRFTLRTPWGSGEAYLPMLGGYNLDNALAASAAALAHGLPLERVLEGLATFPGVPGRMEAVQKEPFRVVIDFAHTGKSLEEALRTLRATTRGRLLLVVGAAGERDPRRREDIGRVAARLADKAFFTEEDHRTEDLRAILHAMAEAAAREGGTYELVPDRKEAILRALSEAREGDTVLLAGKGHERTLERGTLALPWDERAVALEGLKALGLGTEA, from the coding sequence ATGACCCTGGAGGAGCTTTTCGCCCCCTATGGCCTAAAGGCCCCGCCCCGTAGGGTCCTGGGCCTCACCCTGGACTCGAGGCGGGTGGAGCCGGGCTTTGTCTTCGTGGCCGTGCCGGGGGTGCCCCTACCCCACCGCAAACCCTTGGACGGGCACGCCTTTATCCCGGAGGCCCTGGGGCGGGGGGCCATCGCCGTGGTGGGGGAGAGGGCCTTGAGCCTTCCCGTTCCCTACCTGCAGGTGGCGGACGCCCGCCAGGCCCTGGCGGAACTCTCCCGGCGGTTTCACGGGGAGCCCGACCGGAGGCTACAGCTTTTCGGGGTCACCGGATCCAAGGGCAAGAGCACCACGGCAAGCCTCCTCCACCACCTCCTGCAAGCCGGGGGCAAGCAGGCGGCCCTCCTCTCCACCGTGGCCCTGAGGCTGGGGGAGGAGGCCCACCCCCCCTTTGGCCACTTCACCACCCCCGAGGCCCCCGAGGTGTACGGGTTTTTACGGGAGGCCGCGGAGAGGGGGCTTGTGGCTGCGGTCTTGGAGGTCTCCAGCCACGCCCTGGCCCTGAAGCGGGTGGAGGGGCTTTCCTACCGCATCGGGGTCTTCGTGAGCTTCTACCCCGACGACCACCTGGACCTCCACGGCACCCCGGAGGCCTACTTCGGGGCCAAGGCCCTATTGGTGGAGCGCTCGGAGCTTGCGGTCTTGAGCACCGCCCTTCCCCACCTGGAGCGCCTCAAGGCGCGGCCCCACCTCCTCTTCGGGCCCGGGGGGGAGGTCGTTGGGGAGGGCTTACGGGAGGAGGCGGAAGGCCTCCGCTTCACCCTCCGCACCCCCTGGGGCTCGGGGGAGGCCTATCTGCCCATGCTGGGGGGGTACAACCTGGATAACGCCCTGGCCGCAAGCGCCGCCGCCTTGGCCCATGGGCTTCCCCTGGAAAGGGTGCTGGAGGGCCTCGCCACCTTCCCCGGGGTCCCGGGGCGGATGGAGGCGGTGCAGAAGGAGCCCTTCCGGGTGGTCATTGACTTCGCCCACACGGGAAAAAGCCTGGAGGAGGCCCTAAGGACCCTACGGGCCACCACCCGGGGAAGGCTTCTTCTGGTGGTGGGGGCCGCGGGGGAACGGGACCCCAGGAGGCGGGAGGACATCGGGCGGGTGGCGGCGAGGCTTGCCGACAAGGCCTTTTTCACGGAGGAGGACCACCGCACGGAGGACCTCAGGGCCATCCTCCACGCCATGGCCGAGGCGGCCGCACGGGAGGGGGGCACCTACGAGCTGGTGCCCGACCGCAAGGAGGCCATCCTCCGCGCCCTCTCCGAGGCCCGGGAGGGGGACACGGTGCTCCTTGCCGGCAAGGGGCACGAGCGCACCCTGGAACGGGGCACCCTGGCCCTGCCCTGGGACGAAAGGGCGGTGGCCCTGGAAGGGCTTAAGGCCCTGGGCCTTGGTACCGAGGCGTAG
- a CDS encoding DUF58 domain-containing protein produces the protein MTRYRIATQPYLPYPGERLARRKGLGGEFYELRPYAPGDEVRRVHWRAYAKTGRLYTRVETAPRRSRFRIHLDESPSMRLHGKLAYGEEVARLLLKLARQEDASARMDRGRPEAFRRGPGVLLLITDGLDPLPWPKILPRRAILIQILAPVEISPPLQEVLLRDVETGETLPAGPEEARAYREALEAHLKALRLLALLRGRYALLKVGEPPLPALLRQGVVEPV, from the coding sequence ATGACCCGCTACCGCATCGCCACCCAACCCTACCTCCCCTACCCCGGGGAACGCCTGGCCCGCAGGAAGGGCCTGGGGGGTGAGTTTTACGAGCTCCGCCCCTACGCCCCGGGGGACGAGGTCAGGCGGGTGCACTGGCGGGCCTACGCCAAGACGGGAAGGCTCTACACCCGGGTGGAGACCGCCCCCAGGAGGAGCCGGTTCCGCATCCACCTGGACGAAAGCCCCAGCATGCGCCTCCACGGGAAGCTGGCCTACGGGGAGGAGGTGGCCAGGCTTCTTTTGAAACTCGCCCGCCAGGAGGACGCCTCCGCCCGGATGGACCGGGGCCGGCCCGAGGCCTTCCGCCGCGGCCCGGGGGTTCTCCTCCTCATCACCGATGGCCTAGATCCCCTTCCCTGGCCGAAAATCCTCCCCCGCCGGGCGATCCTGATCCAGATCCTGGCGCCCGTGGAGATATCCCCACCCCTCCAGGAGGTCCTCCTAAGGGACGTGGAAACCGGGGAAACCCTCCCCGCGGGGCCCGAGGAGGCGAGGGCCTACCGGGAAGCCCTGGAGGCCCACCTAAAAGCCCTCCGCCTCCTGGCCCTCCTCCGGGGCCGCTACGCCCTTTTGAAGGTGGGCGAACCCCCCTTGCCCGCCCTTCTGCGGCAGGGTGTGGTGGAGCCCGTCTAA
- the hisIE gene encoding bifunctional phosphoribosyl-AMP cyclohydrolase/phosphoribosyl-ATP diphosphatase HisIE, with translation MDLSAVRFDERGLVPVVVQDARTGEVLTLAYANLEALEETLRTRQSTFFSRSRQALWRKGETSGHTQEVVEVLLDCDGDAVVYRVIPRGPACHTGERTCFHRPLLPGTPGLGFVLGQVYATIQERLKTLPEGSYVARLHREGLDRILKKIGEEAGELIIAAKNQNPEEVRWEAADLLFHLLLVLAEMGLEPGDLAQTLWARHKPSASEAPPSG, from the coding sequence ATGGACCTGAGCGCGGTGCGCTTTGACGAACGGGGCCTCGTCCCGGTGGTGGTGCAAGACGCCCGCACCGGGGAGGTCCTGACCTTGGCCTACGCCAACCTCGAGGCCCTGGAGGAAACCCTAAGGACGAGGCAGAGCACCTTCTTTAGCCGCAGCCGCCAGGCCCTCTGGCGCAAGGGGGAGACCTCGGGGCACACCCAGGAGGTGGTGGAGGTGCTGCTGGACTGCGACGGCGATGCCGTGGTCTACCGGGTGATCCCCCGGGGCCCCGCCTGCCACACCGGGGAGCGCACCTGCTTCCACCGCCCCCTCCTCCCCGGGACCCCCGGCCTGGGCTTCGTGCTGGGCCAGGTTTACGCCACCATCCAGGAGCGCCTTAAGACCCTTCCCGAGGGGAGCTACGTGGCCAGGCTCCACCGGGAAGGGCTGGACCGCATCCTGAAGAAGATCGGGGAGGAGGCGGGGGAACTCATCATCGCCGCCAAGAACCAAAACCCGGAGGAGGTGCGCTGGGAGGCCGCCGATCTCCTTTTCCACCTCCTCCTGGTCCTGGCGGAAATGGGGCTGGAGCCGGGGGATCTGGCCCAGACCCTCTGGGCGCGCCATAAGCCTTCCGCCTCCGAAGCCCCGCCAAGCGGCTAA
- a CDS encoding S1C family serine protease yields the protein MRLALAALLLFLLALGQRLVSPEEVARSQVIQKALPAVVRVQGSPSVPGENQVVGTGFFVSPFRVVTNYHVVQGLTDLTVRLTDGRAFPAERFAVDPGIDIALLTVRGLQAPRVLAFSKTPSASLPLGMGVVLVGFPFGQGPLASYGILSGIGPLEVPSPDPSVGAEVGEYLFTDAPLTVGNSGSPLLSLQGEVIGVVADVVGGPSGVGGIGVAIPAELVAQSVQDLERFGIPQRGWLGASLVSLDELPPVLLRAVGLTTTQGAMVDRVEPGSPAARAGLRSAQRDAQGRLLALGDVILAVNGKGVKDKAEVVRLIARYRPGDRVRLTLWRDGRRLEVTLTMVARPASR from the coding sequence ATGCGCCTTGCCCTCGCCGCCCTCCTCCTTTTCCTTTTGGCCCTGGGCCAGCGCCTGGTCTCCCCCGAGGAGGTGGCCCGAAGCCAGGTGATCCAGAAGGCCCTGCCGGCGGTGGTCCGGGTCCAGGGCTCCCCCAGCGTCCCCGGGGAGAACCAGGTGGTGGGCACGGGGTTTTTCGTGAGCCCCTTCCGGGTGGTCACCAACTACCACGTGGTCCAGGGCCTTACCGACCTTACCGTGCGCCTCACGGACGGGCGCGCCTTCCCCGCGGAGCGCTTCGCCGTGGACCCAGGGATTGACATCGCCCTCCTTACGGTGCGCGGCCTCCAGGCCCCCCGGGTGCTGGCCTTCAGCAAAACCCCCAGCGCCAGCCTTCCCCTGGGCATGGGGGTGGTGCTGGTGGGGTTTCCCTTCGGACAAGGACCCCTGGCCTCCTACGGGATCCTCTCCGGCATAGGCCCCCTCGAGGTCCCCTCCCCCGACCCCAGCGTGGGGGCCGAGGTGGGGGAGTACCTCTTCACCGATGCCCCCCTCACCGTGGGCAACTCGGGAAGCCCCCTCTTGAGCCTGCAAGGGGAGGTGATCGGGGTGGTGGCGGACGTGGTGGGCGGCCCCTCGGGGGTAGGAGGGATCGGGGTGGCCATCCCGGCGGAGCTGGTGGCCCAAAGCGTCCAGGACCTGGAGCGCTTTGGCATCCCCCAACGGGGCTGGCTGGGGGCCAGCCTGGTCAGCCTGGACGAGCTCCCGCCGGTCCTCCTCCGGGCGGTGGGCCTCACCACCACCCAGGGGGCCATGGTGGACCGGGTGGAGCCGGGAAGCCCCGCGGCCCGGGCCGGCCTGCGGAGCGCCCAGCGGGACGCCCAAGGGAGGCTTTTGGCCCTCGGGGACGTAATCCTGGCGGTAAACGGCAAGGGGGTCAAGGACAAGGCGGAGGTGGTGCGCCTCATCGCCCGCTACCGCCCCGGGGACCGGGTGCGGCTCACGCTTTGGCGGGACGGGCGGCGGCTGGAGGTCACCCTCACCATGGTGGCCAGGCCCGCCAGCCGTTAG